The following coding sequences are from one Streptomyces sp. V3I7 window:
- the eccD gene encoding type VII secretion integral membrane protein EccD, giving the protein MSTGTSTGFCRITIAAPDSRVDVALPEDLPIQDLFPEIVRLSGLTQADAGPAGYHLVRREGQVLDASRSLVEHRVRDGEVLLLRTFADSLPPAVHDDVVDAIAAAVKQDIRSWNDNLMRAAGLVAGALLLVMLGFVFWFADPVRHDMHGLQGILAGVVAVGLTALSGVRSRVYDDRAAAVALGISALPHAMIAGSGVIPQDAGEGPGRIQFLVGCVAVLLVSVVLIMLLPQGDAPFVGSALAAAMGTLAVFCGILTGAEPREVAAGTSVVALAVVGFLPGWSARFAKLPIGFRSPEDLARARREGVDGDLEAVDIQRIVAQTSRGHELLLGLVGGCAAVVIGASGGVLGFSDSGWAQMLALCTGLAAMLRARLFRYTAQVTCLFVAGVGTLALLVLGLAISPPAEIVKELLMGNSGPVDLRTLWLGASVAAGVLLLIAIALIVPQKGLSPFWGRMLDLADSLVLLSLIPVCLAVLDIYGRVRGGV; this is encoded by the coding sequence GTGAGCACGGGGACTTCGACAGGTTTCTGTCGAATCACCATCGCAGCGCCGGACAGCCGGGTCGATGTCGCGCTGCCGGAGGACCTGCCGATCCAGGATCTCTTTCCCGAGATCGTGCGACTCTCGGGCCTGACCCAGGCGGACGCCGGTCCGGCCGGCTACCACCTCGTACGCCGCGAGGGCCAGGTGCTGGACGCGAGCCGTTCGCTGGTCGAGCACCGCGTCAGGGACGGCGAGGTGTTGCTTCTGCGCACCTTTGCCGACTCGCTGCCGCCGGCCGTGCACGACGACGTGGTGGACGCCATCGCCGCCGCGGTCAAGCAGGACATCCGCAGCTGGAACGACAACCTGATGCGCGCCGCCGGACTCGTCGCCGGGGCGCTGCTGCTCGTCATGCTCGGCTTCGTCTTCTGGTTCGCGGACCCGGTACGCCATGACATGCACGGCCTCCAGGGCATCCTCGCCGGCGTCGTCGCCGTGGGCCTCACGGCGCTCTCGGGCGTACGGTCCCGGGTCTACGACGACCGTGCCGCCGCCGTGGCCCTCGGCATCTCGGCGCTGCCGCACGCGATGATCGCGGGCTCCGGCGTCATCCCCCAGGACGCGGGCGAGGGCCCCGGCAGGATCCAGTTCCTCGTCGGCTGCGTCGCCGTCCTCCTGGTCTCCGTCGTACTGATCATGCTCCTGCCGCAGGGAGACGCCCCGTTCGTCGGCTCCGCGCTCGCCGCGGCGATGGGCACGCTCGCCGTGTTCTGCGGGATCCTCACCGGGGCGGAGCCGCGCGAGGTCGCCGCCGGCACCTCGGTCGTCGCGCTCGCCGTCGTCGGCTTCCTGCCCGGCTGGTCGGCCCGTTTCGCCAAGCTGCCGATCGGCTTCCGCAGCCCGGAGGACCTGGCCAGGGCCCGCCGCGAAGGCGTGGACGGCGACCTCGAGGCCGTCGACATCCAGCGCATCGTCGCCCAGACCAGCCGCGGCCACGAGCTGCTGCTCGGCCTGGTCGGGGGCTGCGCCGCCGTCGTCATCGGCGCGAGCGGTGGCGTACTCGGCTTCAGCGACAGCGGCTGGGCCCAGATGCTCGCCCTGTGCACCGGCCTCGCCGCCATGCTGCGCGCACGTCTCTTCCGCTACACCGCCCAGGTCACCTGCCTGTTCGTGGCCGGTGTCGGCACGCTCGCCCTGCTGGTGCTCGGCCTCGCGATCTCGCCCCCGGCCGAGATCGTCAAGGAGCTGCTCATGGGCAACTCCGGACCGGTCGACCTGCGGACCCTGTGGCTCGGTGCCTCGGTGGCGGCGGGCGTCCTGCTCCTGATCGCGATCGCCCTGATCGTTCCGCAGAAGGGACTCTCCCCCTTCTGGGGCCGCATGCTGGACCTCGCGGACTCGCTGGTGCTGCTCTCGCTGATCCCGGTCTGCCTGGCCGTCCTCGACATCTACGGCAGGGTCCGCGGCGGGGTCTGA
- a CDS encoding toxin glutamine deamidase domain-containing protein, which produces MMLPDELEWVLEMLGYRWPTADEDKLREAAGVWRQFGDDVTELHAAANASARTVVSNNAGESIDAFTKAYAKFDGGGGSDGYLANAAQAAYTIATVLEACAYLVVFAKWAVIAQLIALAFEIAAAQAAAPFTFGLSEVGALGATQATRLIVRRLLDELKEALMEAIVEAMKEPAISAIEAIITDLVKQTVSVGFGAQQGYDLGQTVGAGAKGGWEAIKQTPQTLAEGVRDGLGEKAGHRAHHAIDSRIDGHESSGSEGGDGGDRDGGSDGGSGSSSDSSSNSGSGSGSGSGSDSGSDSSSSTHTRAGGDDSGPGVNIGRGISADGGEGGISAPDLGVGPDSDSGSDSGSDSGSDSGSGQNHSPAAADAPRSTPLLSGPTLSDFDDPSPGGSTAGAADTNGPSGPSHHGGGPSVSGLSSPTPHAAPHTGASSGGTSTPTSGGGISTSIDGLAASVPTQSSAAHAPTPTPTPGDPSPTHSGGRTDGGLGIPTPPVASSTPGGIPGTQHSGASSAGNTHSGSGGPAGPNPNSTPNRNSPPTGTGPASTPNPTNLGTPRNPLSQTPDGRIPNQRPGTTPGDGSSLPRHTPGTTPGDGTRPRDTSNSTPDDRTPPRNPVDATNPRTPPRSQDTGSTPNTNSNSSGSPSPSRNQNPATAAPSARASTPSSTNTPGTTPPTSSGNGPDRPSTPSNSTPNSTTQPGPTATPGTSSTPRGQNQPRPNAGATPGTPPASGAPNTPHVPRQPAASPNPSDGTNTPNDRQQHPQVTPVPIVTVAPAAASAPPPSHAAPAAPHAPGSPQGGPGVPHQQKPHQDSLDDIRADLNHYPEGLTEPDPTDQQALADAVPHNPDGTPQRFPDPFGHWAQLQNDGGNTVPGRSNNCADCSRSFLETWYGNPQVSAPRTLDLNEHGQYNPWSPERDANDNQIRWTGAAHTYAGPGGDNPDTVHNIESALLEAGPGSAAIVQVDWPGGSGHAFNAVNHDGKIVWIDTQSGEVSHEPLHIANAEHVWHIPLDANRNPIPVDHADFANFEGQTHEAQPENNQTSQNDVSGDIPKQGDNDLAEPSTVDPNTANGESENEIAGPQSKGVNPPDPHSMPDGQEPSQKTPESDRLLPGDSDVDRQHSSSPETSSGKRRPTPAKTASMPDPQSRPDEATGPDGQGHIPNKKTEQPNGAAKIPPLQPGSPSEHGQLSARAASPRTADARTTNPRSETPSWDRRAPANPAGTQPYEGSSDPWTEGGDETDDGKQAPATPESSSPHEESQPKNHQHYGMLGDQAQRDLRERNIHQIDQEPVYRYLENLANNRNHQLRELLEGSKNGTTWRRDDLKALPGFDDLTRGQQLATVAVLARLSIDFHTNQGVGVSPHLRDGDNSAYKWREDAEREAHRKRDILRQKNYEGVDKHQSSRAAGKRSESDLSKVDGSVSNSSTPTQRARHHLDEAYGKTVAEQVVTATSDMKPDFSGRNYAVVEVIDPGPPTETHYVADASFNYAGPRPAHSEPHIGGWIERLNEDRAAEGKQPLDVVHMYTEREPCGHPSESPGHADCSGYILHYMPTHMPVSYGTGYRKGEPVTPFSDPQQRKGVNTARQAMEADAQHHLNRVSDILKAYAFPTPTSNP; this is translated from the coding sequence ATGATGCTGCCGGACGAGCTCGAGTGGGTCCTCGAGATGCTCGGCTACCGCTGGCCGACAGCAGACGAGGACAAGCTCAGAGAAGCCGCGGGAGTGTGGCGGCAGTTCGGCGACGACGTGACCGAACTGCACGCCGCGGCGAACGCGAGCGCTCGGACCGTCGTGTCGAACAACGCCGGTGAGTCGATCGACGCGTTCACCAAGGCGTACGCCAAGTTCGACGGCGGAGGCGGCTCCGACGGCTACCTCGCCAACGCCGCACAGGCCGCGTACACCATCGCGACCGTGCTGGAGGCCTGCGCCTACCTGGTCGTCTTCGCCAAGTGGGCGGTGATCGCCCAGCTCATCGCCCTGGCCTTCGAGATCGCAGCCGCCCAGGCCGCCGCCCCCTTCACCTTCGGCCTGTCCGAAGTCGGCGCGCTCGGCGCCACCCAGGCCACCCGCCTGATCGTCCGCCGCCTCCTCGATGAGCTCAAGGAAGCCCTCATGGAGGCGATCGTCGAGGCGATGAAGGAGCCGGCGATCTCCGCGATCGAGGCCATCATCACCGACCTGGTGAAGCAGACGGTGAGCGTCGGCTTCGGCGCCCAGCAGGGCTACGACCTCGGCCAGACGGTCGGGGCCGGCGCCAAGGGCGGCTGGGAGGCCATCAAGCAGACCCCGCAGACACTGGCCGAGGGCGTCCGCGACGGCCTGGGCGAGAAGGCGGGCCACCGCGCGCACCACGCGATCGACAGCCGGATCGACGGTCATGAGTCGTCGGGGAGCGAGGGCGGCGACGGGGGCGATCGGGATGGCGGGAGCGACGGGGGTTCCGGCTCGTCGTCCGACTCCAGTTCCAATTCTGGTTCTGGTTCTGGTTCTGGTTCGGGATCCGATTCTGGTTCGGACTCCTCGTCGTCGACGCACACACGGGCCGGTGGGGACGACTCGGGCCCGGGCGTGAACATCGGCCGCGGGATATCGGCCGACGGCGGTGAGGGCGGTATCAGCGCGCCGGACCTGGGAGTTGGCCCCGACTCGGACTCCGGATCCGATTCCGGTTCGGACTCGGGTTCGGACTCCGGTTCTGGGCAGAACCATTCGCCCGCTGCAGCGGATGCGCCGCGGTCGACCCCGCTGCTCTCGGGACCGACACTGTCGGACTTCGACGACCCGTCGCCCGGTGGATCAACGGCCGGGGCTGCGGACACGAACGGTCCCTCCGGCCCGTCGCACCACGGCGGCGGCCCCTCCGTCTCCGGCCTGTCGTCACCGACGCCGCACGCCGCCCCGCACACGGGAGCCTCCTCGGGCGGTACGTCGACACCGACGAGCGGTGGCGGGATCAGCACGTCGATCGACGGCCTGGCCGCCAGCGTCCCGACCCAGTCCAGCGCGGCGCACGCACCGACCCCGACGCCGACGCCGGGAGACCCGTCACCCACGCACTCCGGGGGCCGTACGGACGGCGGCCTGGGCATACCGACCCCGCCGGTGGCGTCGTCCACCCCGGGAGGAATCCCCGGCACGCAGCACAGCGGGGCGAGCAGCGCGGGCAACACGCACTCCGGATCAGGCGGTCCGGCCGGCCCGAACCCCAACTCGACCCCGAACAGGAACTCTCCGCCCACCGGTACCGGTCCCGCGTCCACGCCAAATCCCACGAACCTGGGGACGCCACGGAACCCTCTGTCCCAGACCCCGGACGGCCGCATACCGAACCAGCGCCCCGGGACCACACCGGGCGACGGCAGCAGCCTGCCCCGGCACACCCCGGGGACGACACCTGGTGACGGCACCCGCCCCCGTGACACCTCCAACTCGACGCCGGACGACCGTACTCCGCCCCGAAATCCCGTGGACGCGACCAATCCCCGTACGCCTCCCCGCAGTCAGGACACGGGCTCGACGCCGAACACGAACTCGAACTCAAGCGGAAGCCCGTCCCCGAGCCGGAACCAGAACCCGGCCACTGCCGCGCCCTCTGCCAGGGCCTCGACGCCGTCGTCCACCAACACTCCGGGGACCACGCCGCCCACCTCGTCCGGCAACGGACCGGACCGGCCGTCGACGCCCAGCAACAGCACCCCGAACTCGACGACGCAGCCCGGTCCCACGGCCACACCCGGTACGTCCAGCACGCCACGGGGCCAGAACCAGCCGCGCCCGAACGCCGGTGCCACTCCCGGCACCCCTCCCGCGAGCGGCGCCCCCAACACCCCGCACGTCCCACGGCAACCGGCGGCGTCGCCGAACCCCAGCGACGGGACGAACACCCCGAACGACCGCCAGCAGCATCCCCAGGTGACGCCGGTCCCCATCGTCACCGTCGCCCCGGCCGCGGCCTCCGCCCCGCCGCCCTCCCACGCGGCGCCCGCCGCTCCGCACGCGCCCGGCTCGCCGCAGGGCGGCCCGGGTGTGCCCCACCAGCAGAAGCCGCATCAGGACAGCCTGGACGACATCCGTGCGGATCTGAACCACTACCCGGAGGGTCTGACCGAGCCGGACCCCACCGACCAGCAGGCACTGGCAGACGCGGTGCCGCACAACCCCGACGGCACTCCCCAGCGCTTCCCCGACCCGTTCGGCCACTGGGCGCAGCTCCAGAACGACGGCGGCAACACCGTCCCCGGACGCAGCAACAACTGCGCCGACTGCTCCCGTTCCTTCCTGGAGACCTGGTACGGCAATCCACAGGTCTCGGCGCCTCGCACGCTCGACCTCAACGAACACGGCCAGTACAACCCCTGGTCCCCGGAGCGCGACGCCAACGACAACCAGATCCGCTGGACAGGTGCCGCGCACACCTACGCGGGCCCGGGCGGCGACAACCCCGACACGGTCCACAACATCGAATCGGCCCTCCTGGAGGCCGGCCCCGGCTCCGCGGCGATCGTCCAGGTCGACTGGCCGGGCGGAAGCGGCCACGCCTTCAACGCCGTCAACCACGACGGCAAGATCGTCTGGATCGACACCCAGAGTGGCGAGGTCAGCCACGAGCCGCTCCACATAGCCAACGCGGAACACGTCTGGCACATCCCACTCGACGCCAACCGCAACCCCATCCCGGTCGACCACGCCGACTTCGCGAACTTCGAGGGCCAGACTCACGAGGCTCAGCCGGAGAACAACCAGACCTCACAGAACGATGTCTCCGGTGACATTCCGAAGCAGGGCGACAACGATCTCGCCGAGCCGTCGACCGTCGACCCGAACACGGCGAACGGTGAGTCTGAGAACGAGATCGCCGGGCCGCAGAGCAAGGGCGTCAACCCGCCTGACCCCCACAGCATGCCTGATGGCCAGGAGCCCTCCCAGAAAACCCCGGAAAGCGATCGGCTGCTTCCGGGCGATAGCGACGTTGATCGGCAGCATTCATCTTCCCCTGAGACCTCCTCGGGAAAGCGCCGCCCGACCCCGGCCAAAACAGCGAGTATGCCGGACCCGCAGTCGCGCCCCGACGAAGCAACAGGCCCCGATGGGCAGGGCCACATCCCCAACAAGAAGACGGAGCAACCGAATGGGGCAGCGAAGATCCCGCCCCTACAACCCGGCTCCCCCTCGGAGCACGGGCAGCTCTCTGCCCGTGCTGCCAGCCCCCGCACTGCGGATGCCCGCACTACGAATCCGCGTTCCGAGACTCCAAGCTGGGACCGACGTGCGCCGGCGAACCCAGCGGGTACGCAGCCCTACGAGGGTTCAAGCGACCCCTGGACCGAAGGCGGGGACGAGACCGACGACGGGAAGCAGGCCCCTGCCACTCCCGAAAGCTCCTCACCTCACGAGGAGAGCCAACCAAAGAATCACCAGCACTACGGCATGCTGGGCGACCAAGCGCAACGGGATCTTCGAGAGCGCAACATCCACCAGATCGACCAAGAGCCCGTATACCGCTACCTGGAGAACCTGGCTAACAACAGAAATCATCAGTTGCGTGAACTGCTTGAGGGCAGCAAAAACGGCACCACATGGCGCCGAGACGACTTGAAAGCCCTCCCCGGATTTGATGACCTGACACGCGGTCAGCAATTGGCTACCGTCGCTGTTCTGGCACGCCTCAGCATCGACTTCCATACCAATCAGGGAGTGGGTGTCAGCCCACATCTGCGCGACGGTGACAACTCGGCCTACAAATGGCGGGAAGACGCGGAACGAGAGGCCCATCGTAAACGCGACATCCTCCGGCAGAAGAACTACGAGGGGGTTGATAAACATCAATCGTCACGGGCTGCCGGAAAACGTTCCGAATCGGACCTTTCGAAAGTTGACGGTTCGGTCAGCAATAGCAGTACACCGACCCAGCGAGCGCGGCACCACCTCGATGAGGCATACGGTAAAACCGTAGCCGAGCAAGTGGTGACAGCAACCAGCGACATGAAGCCCGACTTCTCCGGTCGGAACTATGCCGTGGTCGAGGTGATCGACCCAGGCCCACCTACGGAAACACACTATGTGGCCGACGCCTCGTTCAACTACGCCGGACCGCGTCCCGCACACTCAGAACCGCACATAGGCGGCTGGATAGAACGCCTGAACGAGGATCGAGCAGCCGAGGGCAAGCAGCCCCTTGACGTTGTGCACATGTACACAGAGCGGGAACCGTGTGGACACCCGTCCGAGTCCCCGGGCCACGCGGACTGCTCAGGGTACATCCTGCATTACATGCCTACGCACATGCCGGTAAGTTATGGGACTGGATACCGAAAGGGCGAGCCAGTAACCCCCTTCAGTGACCCTCAGCAACGAAAAGGAGTAAACACCGCGCGTCAGGCGATGGAGGCCGACGCCCAGCACCACTTGAACAGGGTGTCTGACATCCTCAAGGCATACGCTTTCCCGACCCCCACGTCGAATCCCTAG
- the eccCa gene encoding type VII secretion protein EccCa produces the protein MSVVIIKRPPRTAPPVVPDGEVRLEAPPELPREGEESMLMTLLPMMGMVGSVGFFFMPGLPSYMRVVGGLMLASTLAMAIAQFAKSRQGGGAGMAQDRRDYFRYLEQVRKDVHKTAELQRHSQLFQHPEPDQLWAVAADGKRLWERRPTDGDFASVRIGRGTQQLNTPLVAPETAPKEELEPLTAAAMKAFLDAHGSLSDLPVSVSLRAFYHVTMCGETETVYGNARSALAQLATLHSPEDLMIAVVAHPSAAPDWDWIKWLPHSQHPKAKDGAGSTRLLFDDLGELEEALADQLDDRPRWNRDANPVYDQPHLIVVLDGGTVPPDSELASAEGLQGVTFLEIAPGELEEELRGGLTVYSKPDRMQLFVGHESAYTGKPDLLNVAQADSLARQLAPFRVGSAEEGEPLLSNLDFTDLMGIGDAGSVDVSRAWRPRTLHERLRVPIGVGENGEPVMLDLKEASQEGMGPHGLCVGATGSGKSEVLRTLVLGLAVTHSSETLNFILADFKGGATFAGMADMPHTAAVITNLADDLTLVDRMRDSIMGETQRRQELLRSAGNYANLHDYEKARAAGAALEPMASLVIVLDEFSELLTAKPDFIDMFIQIGRIGRSLGIHLLLASQRLEEGKLRGLDTYLSYRIGLRTFSAAESRTAIGVPDAYHLPSIPGSGYLRYDTDTMVRFKAAYVSGPYHGEGPSRVHRSTQLRPALFSAEHVALPPQPVIEEPEADDRIDDALADTVLDVLVSRMVNQGPPAHQVWLPPLEEAPSLEQLLPQLAVSQERGLTAPEYTALGRLNVPVGLVDKPFEQRRDVLYRDFSGGAGHGLFVGGPQSGKSTLLRTLISSFALTHTPSEVQFYCLDFGGGSLIAMEELAHVGGVANRLDAERVRRTVSEVEGILNAREEYFRAHNVDSITTYRQRRASGQLPDQPWGDVFLVIDGWATFKTDYELLEAAVTDIATRGLGFGVHVILTASRYTEVRPALKDMLQNRIELRLGDPTESEIDRKVAQNVPATVPGRGLTQDKLHFMTALPRVDGSSETEDLAEATTILIRGINDNWQGQPAPAVRLLPTMLPVDRLPKGFEHPERGLAIGIDESSLAPVFVDFETDPHFIVFGESESGKSAVLRLLIKQITERYTPDQAKIVMGDYRRAHLEGVPESHLSRYCASAPALAETLEGLAGSMARRMPGPDVTPEQLRNRSWYSSPDAFVIVDDYDLVATGMNPLAPLLEYLPFARDIGLRVIIARSSGGASRSLYEPVMQRMRELGAQGIVLSGDRSEGALLGNIQPSQLPAGRGYFHTRRRGGQLIQTGWLPARF, from the coding sequence GTGAGCGTCGTCATCATCAAACGGCCGCCGCGAACAGCGCCTCCGGTCGTCCCGGACGGCGAGGTCAGACTGGAGGCGCCGCCCGAGCTGCCACGCGAGGGCGAGGAGAGCATGCTGATGACCCTCCTGCCCATGATGGGCATGGTGGGGTCGGTCGGCTTCTTCTTCATGCCGGGTCTCCCCTCTTATATGCGGGTCGTCGGCGGGCTGATGCTGGCCTCGACCCTGGCCATGGCCATCGCCCAGTTCGCCAAGTCCCGTCAGGGCGGCGGCGCGGGCATGGCACAGGACCGGCGCGACTACTTCCGTTATCTGGAGCAGGTCCGCAAGGACGTCCACAAGACCGCTGAACTGCAGCGGCACAGCCAGCTGTTCCAGCACCCGGAGCCCGACCAGCTCTGGGCGGTCGCGGCCGACGGCAAGCGGCTGTGGGAACGGCGCCCCACCGACGGGGACTTCGCCTCGGTCCGCATAGGGCGGGGCACCCAGCAGCTGAACACCCCGCTCGTGGCTCCGGAGACGGCGCCCAAGGAGGAGCTCGAGCCGCTGACCGCGGCGGCCATGAAGGCCTTCCTCGACGCGCACGGCAGCCTGTCCGACCTGCCCGTCTCCGTCTCGCTGCGCGCCTTCTACCACGTGACGATGTGCGGCGAGACCGAGACGGTGTACGGCAACGCCCGGTCGGCGCTGGCCCAGTTGGCGACCCTGCACTCGCCGGAAGACCTCATGATCGCCGTGGTGGCGCATCCCTCCGCGGCCCCCGACTGGGACTGGATCAAGTGGCTGCCGCACAGCCAGCACCCGAAGGCCAAGGACGGGGCGGGCTCGACCCGGCTCCTCTTCGACGACCTGGGTGAGCTGGAGGAGGCGCTCGCCGACCAGCTGGACGACCGCCCCCGCTGGAACCGGGACGCCAACCCGGTCTACGACCAGCCGCATCTGATCGTGGTGCTCGACGGCGGCACGGTGCCGCCGGACTCCGAACTGGCCAGCGCCGAGGGTCTCCAGGGCGTCACCTTCCTGGAGATCGCCCCGGGTGAGCTGGAGGAGGAGCTGCGCGGCGGCCTCACCGTCTACTCGAAGCCCGATCGGATGCAGTTGTTCGTCGGCCACGAGTCGGCGTACACCGGCAAGCCGGACCTGCTGAACGTGGCCCAGGCCGACTCCCTGGCCCGCCAGCTCGCCCCGTTCCGGGTCGGCTCGGCGGAAGAGGGCGAACCCCTGCTGTCCAACCTGGACTTCACCGACCTCATGGGCATCGGGGACGCCGGTTCCGTCGACGTCTCCCGCGCCTGGCGTCCGCGCACGCTGCACGAGCGGCTGCGGGTGCCGATCGGTGTCGGCGAGAACGGCGAGCCGGTCATGCTCGACCTCAAGGAGGCCTCGCAGGAGGGCATGGGCCCGCACGGCCTGTGCGTCGGCGCCACCGGTTCCGGCAAGTCGGAGGTGCTGCGTACGCTGGTGCTCGGTCTCGCGGTGACGCACTCCTCGGAGACGCTGAACTTCATCCTCGCGGACTTCAAGGGCGGTGCGACCTTCGCCGGTATGGCGGACATGCCGCACACCGCGGCCGTGATCACCAACCTCGCGGACGACCTCACCCTCGTCGACCGCATGCGTGACTCGATCATGGGTGAGACGCAGCGCCGTCAGGAGCTGCTGCGCTCGGCCGGCAACTACGCCAACCTGCACGACTACGAGAAGGCCCGGGCGGCGGGCGCCGCGCTCGAGCCGATGGCGTCGCTGGTGATCGTGCTCGACGAGTTCTCCGAACTCCTCACCGCCAAGCCGGACTTCATCGACATGTTCATCCAGATCGGCCGTATCGGCCGGTCGCTGGGCATTCATCTGCTGCTTGCCTCGCAGCGCCTGGAAGAGGGCAAGCTGCGCGGCCTGGACACCTATCTGTCGTACCGGATCGGTCTGCGGACCTTCTCCGCGGCCGAGTCCCGTACGGCGATCGGTGTCCCGGACGCGTACCACCTGCCGTCGATCCCCGGTTCCGGTTATCTGCGGTACGACACCGACACCATGGTCCGCTTCAAGGCCGCGTACGTGTCGGGTCCGTACCACGGTGAGGGCCCGTCCCGCGTGCACCGCTCCACGCAGTTGCGGCCCGCGCTGTTCTCGGCGGAGCACGTGGCCCTGCCCCCGCAGCCGGTGATCGAGGAGCCGGAGGCCGACGACAGGATCGACGACGCGCTCGCCGACACCGTCCTGGACGTCCTCGTCAGCCGGATGGTCAACCAGGGGCCGCCCGCCCACCAGGTGTGGCTGCCCCCGCTGGAGGAGGCGCCGTCGCTGGAGCAGCTCCTGCCCCAGCTCGCCGTCTCCCAGGAACGCGGCCTCACCGCGCCCGAGTACACGGCGCTCGGCCGGCTCAACGTGCCGGTCGGTCTGGTGGACAAGCCGTTCGAGCAGCGGCGTGACGTGCTGTACCGCGACTTCTCCGGCGGCGCGGGCCACGGCCTGTTCGTCGGTGGTCCGCAGTCCGGCAAGTCGACGCTGCTGCGTACGCTCATCTCGTCGTTCGCGCTGACCCACACGCCGTCCGAAGTGCAGTTCTACTGCCTGGACTTCGGTGGTGGCTCTCTGATCGCGATGGAGGAGCTGGCCCATGTCGGTGGCGTGGCGAACCGCCTCGACGCCGAGCGGGTCCGCCGTACGGTCAGCGAGGTCGAGGGCATCCTGAACGCGCGCGAGGAGTACTTCCGCGCGCACAACGTCGACTCGATCACCACGTACCGCCAGCGCCGGGCGTCCGGGCAGCTGCCCGACCAGCCCTGGGGTGACGTCTTCCTCGTCATCGACGGCTGGGCGACCTTCAAGACGGACTACGAGCTGCTCGAAGCCGCCGTCACCGACATCGCCACCCGCGGTCTCGGCTTCGGTGTGCACGTGATCCTGACGGCCAGCCGCTACACCGAAGTGCGGCCCGCGCTCAAGGACATGCTCCAGAACCGCATCGAGCTGCGCCTCGGTGACCCGACCGAGTCGGAGATCGACCGCAAGGTCGCGCAGAACGTGCCGGCCACCGTCCCGGGCCGCGGTCTGACCCAGGACAAGCTGCACTTCATGACGGCACTCCCCCGCGTCGACGGCTCCTCGGAGACCGAGGACCTCGCGGAGGCGACGACGATCCTCATCCGGGGCATCAACGACAACTGGCAGGGCCAGCCCGCCCCGGCGGTCCGGCTGCTGCCGACGATGCTCCCGGTGGACCGGCTGCCCAAGGGCTTCGAGCACCCCGAGCGCGGTCTCGCCATCGGTATCGACGAGTCGTCGCTGGCGCCCGTCTTCGTCGACTTCGAGACGGACCCGCACTTCATCGTGTTCGGTGAGAGCGAGTCCGGTAAGTCGGCGGTCCTGCGTCTGCTCATCAAGCAGATCACCGAGCGCTACACACCGGACCAGGCGAAGATCGTGATGGGTGACTACCGACGCGCTCACCTGGAGGGCGTGCCGGAGTCGCACCTGTCACGCTACTGCGCCTCGGCGCCCGCTCTGGCGGAGACGCTGGAGGGCCTGGCCGGTTCGATGGCCCGTCGCATGCCCGGCCCGGACGTCACGCCGGAGCAGCTGCGCAACCGCAGCTGGTACAGCAGCCCGGACGCGTTCGTCATCGTCGACGACTACGACCTGGTCGCGACCGGCATGAACCCGCTCGCTCCGCTCCTGGAGTACCTGCCGTTCGCCCGCGACATCGGTCTGCGCGTCATCATCGCCCGTTCCTCGGGCGGTGCCAGCCGGTCGCTGTACGAGCCGGTGATGCAGCGGATGCGCGAGCTGGGCGCCCAGGGCATCGTGCTCTCGGGCGACCGCTCGGAGGGTGCCCTGCTGGGCAACATCCAGCCGTCGCAACTCCCGGCCGGCCGTGGTTACTTCCACACGCGGCGCCGTGGCGGCCAGCTGATCCAGACCGGGTGGCTTCCGGCGCGGTTCTGA
- the rpsO gene encoding 30S ribosomal protein S15 — MSLDAATKKQIIAEFGQKEGDTGSPEVQVAMLSRRISDLTEHLKTHKHDHHSRRGLLILVGQRRRLLQYLAKKDIQRFRTLVDRLGIRRGAAGGAK; from the coding sequence GTGTCGCTCGACGCCGCTACGAAGAAGCAGATCATCGCCGAGTTCGGTCAGAAGGAGGGCGACACCGGCTCCCCCGAGGTCCAGGTCGCCATGCTCTCGCGCCGCATCTCGGACCTGACCGAGCACCTCAAGACGCACAAGCACGACCACCACTCCCGTCGTGGTCTGCTGATCCTGGTCGGTCAGCGTCGCCGCCTTCTGCAGTACCTGGCCAAGAAGGACATCCAGCGCTTCCGTACGCTGGTCGACCGCCTCGGCATCCGCCGTGGTGCGGCCGGCGGCGCCAAGTAA